In one window of Zingiber officinale cultivar Zhangliang chromosome 11A, Zo_v1.1, whole genome shotgun sequence DNA:
- the LOC122031649 gene encoding uncharacterized protein LOC122031649 — protein sequence MDPCPFLRLVVESLALKLPPVAKIAVPGVHPSSTPCFCSIHLQDFPALTAPLPLALGPTSSGANMIDVAAATFVASSRVVISLDPAALQRMSKRPAILTVVVYAGRSGKYACALASGRRLLGQVRVAVDLEATAGRAAVVQSGWVSMGSGQGAARLHLVVRTEPDPRFVFQFGGEPECSPVVYQIQGEGGSGGSGIIRQPVFSCRFSAARRRADRSRLINTIFHSPLRTKFGVRRCFFGSFAGEGENEMREQRKGWTVTIHDLSGSPVAAASVVTPFVPSPGSDRVSRSNPGAWLILRAVGPSTANWKPWGRLEAWRERGSHDAVGYRFELVPDAGTSHACTPATESSSSISVRRGGVFRIDVGVGGCGFVMASTAEGRGKVSRPTVQVGAQHVACMADVALFVALAAAVDLSMDACQPFSQKLRRELCQLQQ from the exons ATGGATCCTTGCCCATTCCTCCGGCTCGTAGTTGAGTCTCTTGCGTTGAAGTTGCCGCCGGTGGCGAAGATCGCCGTCCCCGGCGTTCACCCCTCCTCGACCCCTTGCTTTTGCTCCATCCATCTCCAGGACTTTCCCGCACTAACCGCTCCTCTCCCCCTGGCCCTTGGCCCCACGTCGTCGGGCGCTAACATGATAGATGTCGCCGCCGCCACTTTCGTTGCGTCGTCTCGAGTGGTCATCAGCCTCGATCCGGCCGCGTTACAGAGGATGTCGAAGCGGCCAGCGATCCTGACCGTGGTGGTCTACGCGGGCCGGAGCGGGAAGTACGCCTGCGCGCTTGCCTCGGGCCGGAGGCTGCTCGGCCAGGTGAGGGTGGCGGTGGACCTGGAGGCGACGGCGGGGCGAGCGGCGGTGGTGCAGAGCGGATGGGTCAGCATGGGGAGCGGGCAAGGCGCTGCGCGGCTCCACTTGGTGGTGCGGACCGAGCCGGACCCAAGGTTCGTGTTCCAGTTCGGCGGCGAGCCGGAGTGCAGCCCGGTGGTGTATCAAATCCAGGGAGAAGGCGGCAGCGGCGGCAGTGGGATCATTCGCCAGCCAGTGTTCAGTTGCAGGTTCTCCGCCGCCCGGCGGCGGGCCGATCGATCCC GACTAATTAATACAATTTTCCACAGCCCGCTGCGAACGAAGTTCGGTGTTCGAAGATGCTTCTTTGGTTCGTTCGCTGGTGAAGGAGAAAACGAGATGCGCGAGCAGCGCAAGGGGTGGACCGTCACCATCCACGACCTCTCGGGTTCTCCGGTGGCGGCTGCCTCGGTGGTCACGCCTTTCGTCCCATCTCCCGGCTCGGACCGCGTGTCCCGTTCCAATCCGGGCGCGTGGCTTATCCTGCGCGCCGTCGGCCCCTCCACCGCGAACTGGAAGCCGTGGGGCCGCCTCGAGGCCTGGCGCGAGCGTGGGTCCCACGACGCCGTGGGCTACCGCTTCGAGCTCGTGCCCGACGCCGGAACCAGCCACGCCTGCACCCCCGCCACCGAGTCGTCCTCGAGTATCAGCGTCCGGCGGGGCGGAGTGTTCCGCATCGATGTCGGAGTCGGCGGCTGTGGGTTCGTGATGGCGTCGACGGCGGAGGGGCGGGGGAAGGTAAGCCGTCCGACGGTCCAGGTGGGGGCGCAGCACGTCGCGTGCATGGCTGACGTGGCGTTGTTCGTCGCGCTGGCGGCGGCCGTTGATCTCAGCATGGACGCGTGTCAACCGTTCAGTCAGAAGTTGCGCAGGGAGCTTTGCCAACTACAGCAGTAG
- the LOC122032465 gene encoding hexokinase-2-like, whose amino-acid sequence MRKVLVGTAVICAAAAAVAVTAIVVQHRRRINRRWARVAAVLKELEEQCATPTEKLKEVADAMTREMHAGLESEDGSTLKMLISFVDKLPTGDERGLFYALDLGGTNFRVLRVQLGGKEGRVVKQESKEVSIPQELMIGSSDELFDFIASALAQFVASEGVDFHLPEGKQRELGFTFSFPVKQTSIASGTLIKWTKRFNIKSTVGEDVVSELTRAMKRQGLDMQVTALVNDTVGALAGGIYDDNDVVAAIILGTGTNAAYVERADAIKKWQGPLPNSGKMVINMEWGNFRSSHLPTTDYDQALDAESLNPGEQIYEKLISGMYLGEIVRRVLLRLAVEAALFGEEVPPQLKVPFVLRTPVMSAMHHDTSADLKVVGAKLQEFLGISSSSLKARKVVVQVCDIVAKRGARLAAAGMVGILKKLGHSNGKTKKRMAFAMDGGLYEHYTLFRESLLAALKEVLGEEASASVSVTMANDGSGIGASLLAASHSRYLEN is encoded by the exons ATGAGGAAGGTGCTGGTAGGGACCGCGGTGATCtgcgcggcggcggcggccgtgGCCGTGACGGCGATCGTGGTACAGCACCGGAGGCGGATCAACCGGAGATGGGCTCGCGTCGCCGCGGTGTTGAAGGAGCTCGAGGAGCAATGCGCCACGCCCACCGAAAAGCTCAAGGAGGTGGCCGATGCGATGACGAGGGAGATGCACGCCGGGCTCGAGTCCGAGGACGGGAGCACGCTCAAGATGCTCATTAGCTTTGTGGATAAACTCCCCACCGG GGATGAGAGGGGGTTGTTCTACGCCTTGGACCTTGGAGGTACCAACTTCCGCGTACTGCGCGTACAATTAGGGGGCAAGGAAGGGCGTGTTGTGAAGCAAGAGAGTAAGGAGGTATCCATCCCTCAAGAACTGATGATTGGTAGTTCAGAT GAACTTTTTGATTTCATTGCTTCAGCTTTAGCACAGTTTGTTGCTTCTGAAGGTGTGGATTTTCACCTTCCTGAAGGAAAGCAGAGAGAACTTGGCTTTACCTTTTCATTTCCAGTCAAGCAAACCTCAATTGCTTCCGGCACTCTCATTAAGTGGACAAAGCGCTTCAATATAAAGAGCACG GTTGGTGAGGATGTGGTGAGTGAACTGACTAGGGCCATGAAGAGACAGGGCCTAGATATGCAAGTTACAGCTTTG GTTAATGATACAGTTGGAGCACTTGCTGGTGGCATCTatgatgataatgatgttgttgcGGCTATCATACTAGGCACTGGCACAAATGCAGCGTATGTGGAGCGTGCTGATGCAATTAAGAAATGGCAAGGTCCACTTCCTAACTCGGGAAAAATG GTCATTAACATGGAGTGGGGAAACTTTCGCTCCTCCCATCTCCCAACAACAGATTATGATCAAGCACTTGATGCTGAAAGTTTGAACCCTGGCGAACAG ATCTACGAGAAGCTGATTTCAGGAATGTATTTGGGTGAAATAGTCCGAAGAGTTCTATTGAGATTGGCTGTAGAAGCTGCCTTATTTGGGGAGGAAGTTCCTCCACAACTTAAAGTTCCTTTTGTTCTGCG GACGCCTGTCATGTCAGCAATGCATCATGATACTTCAGCTGATCTCAAAGTTGTTGGGGCCAAACTGCAGGAGTTCTTGGGG ATCTCCAGCTCCTCCTTGAAAGCAAGGAAAGTGGTTGTACAGGTCTGCGATATCGTGGCTAAGCGAGGAGCTCGTCTTGCCGCCGCAGGCATGGTTGGTATTCTGAAGAAGCTCGGACACAGCAATGGCAAAACGAAGAAAAGGATGGCGTTCGCAATGGACGGCGGGCTATACGAACACTATACGCTCTTCAGAGAAAGCTTGCTCGCCGCACTGAAAGAAGTTCTCGGAGAAGAGGCCTCAGCTTCTGTGTCGGTCACCATGGCCAATGATGGATCGGGCATTGGAGCTTCTCTTCTTGCAGCATCTCATTCTCGCTACCTTGAAAATTAA
- the LOC122031812 gene encoding NADP-dependent malic enzyme-like, whose product MLSLDRTCVLRCDELLGPLRASRRRVALPAPTTVRCQTRSGGEMNGRGISVDNTIKEIEPKFVESSDDVTRDDVDNDEQFMMPWTVSVASGYTLLRNPQHNKGLAFNEKERDAHYLRGLLPPVCISQELQEKKIMHNLRQYQVPLQRYMAIMDMQELNEKLFYKLLIDHVEELLPVVYTPTVGEACQKYGSIFRHPRGLYISLNEKGRILEVLRNWPERDIQVIVVTDGERILGLGDLGCQGMGIPVGKLALYTALGGVRPSACLPVTIDVGTNNEQLLNDEFYIGLRRRRATGQAYAELLEEFMDAVKLRYGEKVLIQFEDFANHNAFELLAKYRKTHLVFNDDIQGTASVVLAGLFGALKIVGGTLAEHSFLFLGAGEAGTGIAELIALEMSKQTKAPVEETRKRIWMVDSKGLIVNSRKDSLQHFKQPWAHDHEPVNNLLAAIKAIKPTILIGSSGVGKTFTKEVVEAMTTFNEKPIILALSNPTLQSECSAEEAYAWSKGRAIFASGSPFEPVEYDGKVLVPGQSNNAYIFPGFGLGLVISGATRVHDDMLLAASEALAQQVTQENLDKGMVYPPFSNIRKISAHIAANVAAKAYELGLASQYPRPKDLVKYAENFMYKPVYHKYR is encoded by the exons ATGCTTTCGTTGGATCGAACGTGCGTTCTG CGATGCGACGAGTTGCTAGGCCCACTTCGGGCGTCGAGACGGCGAGTGGCTCTGCCTGCTCCGACGACGGTGCGGTGTCAGACGAGGAGCGGAGGGGAGATGAACGGGAGGGGGATCTCAGTGGACAATACGATCAAGGAGATTGAGCCGAAGTTTGTTGAATCTTCCGATGACGTGACACGCGATGATGTCGACAATGATGAACAGTTCATGATGCCGTGGACAGTCTCCGTCGCTAG TGGTTACACATTGTTGCGGAATCCACAGCACAACAAAGGTCTCGCATTCAATGAGAAAGAGAGAGATGCCCACTATTTGCGAGGTCTCCTACCTCCAGTGTGTATTTCTCAAGAGCTTCAG GAAAAAAAGATCATGCACAATCTTCGCCAGTACCAGGTACCATTGCAACGGTATATGGCGATAATGGATATGCAG GAGCTTAATGAGAAGCTCTTTTACAAACTCCTCATTGACCATGTGGAAGAATTGCTTCCTGTTGTTTATACGCCTACTGTCGGCGAGGCATGCCAGAAGTATGGTTCTATATTTAGGCATCCTCGGGGCCTCTATATCAGTTTGAATGAGAA AGGAAGGATTCTCGAGGTATTGAGAAACTGGCCTGAAAGGGATATTCAAGTTATTGTGGTCACAGATGGTGAACGTATCTTGGGTCTCGGGGATCTTGGTTGCCAG GGCATGGGAATTCCGGTGGGCAAGCTTGCTCTATATACTGCTCTTGGCGGAGTCCGTCCATCTGCT TGTTTGCCTGTTACTATTGACGTGGGGACCAATAATGAACAGCTACTTAATGATGAATTTTATATTGGCTTGAGGCGAAGAAGGGCTACTGGTCAA GCATATGCAGAGTTACTAGAGGAGTTCATGGATGCTGTGAAACTTAGATATGGAGAAAAAGTACTAATTCAG TTTGAAGATTTTGCCAACCATAATGCATTTgaacttcttgccaaatatcgTAAAACACATCTTGTCTTTAATGATGATATACAG GGCACAGCTTCTGTTGTGCTCGCTGGTCTTTTTGGCGCTTTGAAAATAGTTGGCGGAACATTGGCAGAGCACAGTTTCTTATTCCTTGGTGCTGGGGAG GCTGGTACTGGTATTGCAGAACTCATAGCTCTTGAGATGTCTAAACAG ACAAAAGCACCAGTGGAAGAGACTCGCAAGAGGATATGGATGGTGGattctaag GGTTTAATTGTGAACTCACGTAAGGATTCCCTTCAACACTTTAAGCAACCATGGGCGCATGACCATGAGCCTGTCAATAATCTTTTAGCTGCTATAAAG GCTATCAAACCCACTATTTTAATTGGGTCATCTGGAGTGGGGAAAACTTTCACGAAGGAGGTAGTTGAGGCGATGACCACTTTTAATGAG AAACCCATAATTTTGGCACTATCCAACCCTACCTTGCAATCCGAATGTAGCGCAGAAGAAGCATATGCATGGAGTAAG GGTCGAGCAATATTTGCGAGTGGGAGTCCATTTGAACCGGTTGAATATGATGGGAAAGTTCTTGTGCCAGGACAG TCAAATAATGCCTACATCTTCCCGGGATTTGGCCTTGGGTTGGTGATCTCTGGAGCAACCCGTGTACATGATGACATGCTGCTTGCAGCCT CGGAAGCTTTAGCCCAACAGGTGACACAGGAGAACTTGGACAAAGGAATGGTCTACCCACCATTCTCAAACATAAGGAAGATATCTGCCCATATTGCTGCGAATGTCGCAGCCAAAGCATACGAACTTG GATTGGCAAGTCAATACCCACGGCCGAAGGACCTGGTGAAATATGCGGAGAACTTCATGTACAAGCCTGTTTACCACAAATATAGATGA